GCCGACGTTCGGAACGGAGCCCATCGTCTTCGGGTCGAGGGCGCCGTTCTTCTTGCAGAAGTCGATCGTGGCGGCGTAGACACCGGCATAGGCGCTGTCGGGGATGACGCAGAGCGCGTCGGCGAGTTTGCCGGCGCGGTCATACATCTTGCCGCCGGCGCGGATCATCGCGGGCATGGAGGCGTCGATGATGACGTCGGACGGGACGTGGAGATTGGTGATGCCTTGGTCGGAGTTGACCATGGCGACCTGCGGGCCGGCGGCGTAGGCGGCGGCGATGTCGACCTCGATGGCGGCCTTCTTGTCGGCGGGGAGCTTGGCGAGTTTTTCGACGAGGTCGCCGAAGCCGTTGTTCAGGTCGACGCCGAGTTCGGCGAAGGTCGCGGCGTGTTTCGCGAGGAGGTCCTTGAAGAACACGCGAACGCAGTGGCCGAAGAGGACGGGGTCGGAGACCTTCATCATCGTGGCCTTGAGGTGGAGCGAGAAGAGCACGCCGTCGGTCTTGGCCTTGGCGATCTGCTGTTCGTAGAACGCCACGAGCGCGGCCTTGCGCATGACGGTGCCGTCGATGATTTCGCCAGCCTTGAGTGCGAGCTTCGGAAGAAGAGCCTTCACCGCGCCGTCAGTGCCGACGAACTCGATGCGCGCGGTCGTGGCGGTGGCGAGAGTGACGGACTTCTCGTTGGCGAAGAAATCGTCCTGGCCCATCGTGACGACGGAGGTCTTCGAGTCCGGCGACCACTTACCCATGGAGTGCGGGTGTTTCTTCGCGTAATCCTTCACGGCCTTCGGCGCGCGGCGATCGGAGTTGCCTTCGCGCAGGACCGGATTGACGGCGGAGCCCTTCACCTTGTCGTAGCGCGCCTTGATGTCCTTTTCGGCGTCGGTCTTGGGCACTTCGGGGTAATCGGGAACCTTGTAGCCGTGGGCTTGGAGTTCGGCGATGGCCTCTTTGAGTTGCGGGACGGAGGCGGAGATGTTCGGGAGCTTGATGATGTTGGCCTCGGGCTTGAGCGTGAGCGCGCCGAGCTCGGCGAGGTAGTCGGGCTGACGCTGCGCCTCGGTCAGGAACTCCGGAAACACGGAAATGATGCGGCCGGCGACCGAGATGTCGCGCGTCTCGATGGCGATGTCGGCGTGTTTGGTGAACGCCTGCACGATCGGCAGGAGCGAGTAGGTGGCGAGCGCAGGCGCTTCGTCGGTCTTCGTGTAGATGATGGTCGGCTTCGAGGCGGACATGGTGGTGGAGAGAAGGACCGCCACGGTAGGCCGGCCGGCGCGAACCGGTCAAAGGCAAACCCCGGGCATACGGTGCTCAGAGGCGGCCGTGATAGTTTTCACGGCCGCGCGATAAGTGCGGCTGTTGCG
This window of the Candidatus Didemnitutus sp. genome carries:
- a CDS encoding NADP-dependent isocitrate dehydrogenase produces the protein MSASKPTIIYTKTDEAPALATYSLLPIVQAFTKHADIAIETRDISVAGRIISVFPEFLTEAQRQPDYLAELGALTLKPEANIIKLPNISASVPQLKEAIAELQAHGYKVPDYPEVPKTDAEKDIKARYDKVKGSAVNPVLREGNSDRRAPKAVKDYAKKHPHSMGKWSPDSKTSVVTMGQDDFFANEKSVTLATATTARIEFVGTDGAVKALLPKLALKAGEIIDGTVMRKAALVAFYEQQIAKAKTDGVLFSLHLKATMMKVSDPVLFGHCVRVFFKDLLAKHAATFAELGVDLNNGFGDLVEKLAKLPADKKAAIEVDIAAAYAAGPQVAMVNSDQGITNLHVPSDVIIDASMPAMIRAGGKMYDRAGKLADALCVIPDSAYAGVYAATIDFCKKNGALDPKTMGSVPNVGLMAQAAEEYGSHNKTFVAPAAGTIRVVDETGKELLSHVVAEGDIWRACQTKDAPVQDWVKLAVTRARLSNTPAVFWLDKARAHDAQIIAKVEKYLKNHDTTGLDLRILPPAEACKFSLERIVKGLDTISVTGNVLRDYLTDLFPILEVGTSAKMLSIVPLMNGGGLFETGAGGSAPKHVEQFQQENYLRWDSLGEFFALAASFEHLSIVASHKKAKVLAETLDAANGKFLENDKSPGRKLGTIDNRGSHFYLALYWAEALASQHTDEELHRLFVPIYAELAAQEQTIVKELVAVQGKPADIGGYYQPDDAKASAALRPSKTFNDILAQL